The Deltaproteobacteria bacterium genome window below encodes:
- a CDS encoding DUF420 domain-containing protein — protein sequence MLHRGFPPEGIGPTLALLNACLNFTSFVLLMTAWRAIRRGDRATHKRLMLAAITVASLFLISYVTRMTLTGTTYYPGGGWLRTAYQWVLGTHTVLAMSLVFLVPRAVFLALKERFAEHKRIARWAFPIWVYVSITGVLVYLMLYQLPLLPPDRGPATSLLLAP from the coding sequence ATGCTGCACCGGGGGTTTCCGCCCGAAGGCATCGGCCCGACGCTGGCGCTTCTCAATGCCTGCCTGAACTTCACCTCGTTCGTCCTGCTCATGACCGCCTGGCGTGCCATCCGGCGGGGGGACCGGGCGACCCACAAAAGGCTGATGCTGGCGGCCATCACCGTCGCCTCGCTGTTCCTCATCTCCTACGTCACCCGGATGACGCTCACCGGGACCACCTACTATCCGGGCGGCGGATGGCTGAGGACCGCTTACCAGTGGGTGCTCGGCACCCACACGGTGCTCGCCATGAGTCTCGTGTTCCTTGTCCCCCGGGCGGTGTTCCTCGCCCTGAAGGAGCGGTTCGCCGAGCACAAGCGGATCGCCCGGTGGGCGTTCCCCATCTGGGTCTACGTATCCATAACCGGGGTGCTGGTGTATCTCATGCTCTACCAGCTCCCGCTGTTGCCCCCGGACCGGGGACCGGCTACATCGCTCCTGCTTGCGCCCTGA
- a CDS encoding SCO family protein, with translation MTTETLPAPDTAAAPRGRPLLWAAFVLFVLAVPVTAWLLQQKRTGDAPPPLATLPGFSLTAQDGRVMTLEDFRGRIWVANFIFTSCQGACPLLTQKMAGVQKWIVEAEKESRSGRLPILLASFTVDPKVDTPERLTAYGDKYGADFGRWHFLTGPLPEIERTVVKGFRMSMDAGMSGIEDGRDAPSFEQAYDIMHGERFVLVDWQGRIRGYYVTDREGLGNLSRDIRSLLAEMGAG, from the coding sequence ATGACCACGGAAACCCTGCCTGCTCCCGACACCGCCGCCGCGCCGCGGGGCCGCCCGCTCCTGTGGGCGGCGTTCGTCCTGTTCGTGCTCGCGGTCCCGGTGACCGCCTGGCTGCTCCAGCAGAAAAGGACCGGAGACGCCCCGCCGCCGCTCGCCACGCTGCCGGGGTTCTCGCTCACGGCGCAGGACGGCCGGGTGATGACGCTGGAGGATTTCCGGGGGCGGATCTGGGTGGCGAACTTCATCTTCACCAGTTGCCAGGGAGCCTGCCCGCTGCTGACGCAGAAGATGGCCGGCGTGCAGAAGTGGATCGTCGAGGCCGAGAAGGAGAGCCGGTCGGGACGTCTGCCCATCCTGCTCGCTTCGTTCACGGTGGACCCGAAGGTGGACACACCGGAACGGCTCACCGCGTACGGCGACAAGTACGGGGCAGACTTCGGCCGGTGGCATTTCCTTACCGGGCCGCTGCCGGAGATCGAACGCACCGTCGTCAAGGGCTTCCGCATGAGCATGGATGCCGGCATGAGCGGGATCGAGGACGGGCGCGACGCGCCGAGCTTCGAGCAGGCCTATGACATCATGCACGGCGAGCGGTTCGTGCTGGTGGACTGGCAGGGCCGCATCCGGGGCTACTACGTCACCGACCGGGAAGGGCTCGGAAACCTGAGCCGGGATATCAGGTCGCTGCTGGCCGAGATGGGTGCCGGCTGA